A region from the Thermoplasmatales archaeon genome encodes:
- a CDS encoding hypothetical protein (putative conserved protein): protein MSRLVLHERNRPYMIKVGDQELHLCGCGLSANKPYCDGTHTKTVDEKADVFIYDTKGGRVKIQSFYQNP, encoded by the coding sequence ATGAGCAGACTAGTTTTGCACGAGAGAAACAGGCCTTACATGATCAAGGTCGGAGACCAGGAGCTGCATCTGTGTGGTTGCGGATTATCGGCGAACAAGCCATACTGTGATGGCACGCACACAAAGACTGTTGACGAAAAAGCAGACGTGTTCATTTACGACACGAAGGGCGGAAGGGTAAAAATACAGTCATTTTATCAGAATCCGTGA
- a CDS encoding putative acetyltransferase — protein MKTVISLLLGLTSFPTRGSEVTMKIRKLTEDDAEAVREVAVASWNSTYKEIYDSEYIEQWLSDHYSIEGIKKDIRKSLNDDGLLFLGAFSDSVCIGFIECKFSGAEAELLRLYLIPEKVGQGNGKDLLQYAENFLWRHNVKKCFLEVNCKNTRAISFYESFGFRITGTKDEQYSMVKAY, from the coding sequence ATGAAAACCGTGATAAGCCTTTTACTGGGTTTGACATCATTTCCCACTAGAGGGTCGGAAGTGACTATGAAAATAAGGAAACTTACTGAAGACGATGCCGAAGCTGTTCGAGAGGTAGCCGTAGCTTCCTGGAATTCCACATACAAGGAAATATACGATTCTGAATATATTGAACAGTGGCTATCTGATCACTACAGTATCGAGGGGATTAAGAAAGACATTAGAAAATCGCTCAATGATGACGGATTACTTTTCTTGGGTGCCTTTTCGGACTCTGTGTGCATCGGTTTCATTGAGTGTAAATTCTCTGGAGCAGAGGCTGAATTGTTGCGGTTATACCTTATCCCTGAGAAAGTGGGTCAAGGAAATGGCAAGGATCTGCTTCAGTATGCAGAGAACTTTTTATGGAGACACAACGTTAAAAAATGCTTTCTCGAGGTGAATTGCAAAAATACTCGTGCTATATCATTCTATGAAAGTTTCGGTTTCAGAATCACCGGAACCAAAGATGAACAGTATTCCATGGTTAAAGCGTATTAG
- the leuC gene encoding Isopropylmalate/citramalate isomerase large subunit → MSMESKFRIEKTFEAGGKTYHYFSLPELDKAGHAVSKLPLSIRIVLESLIRNLDGKSVREEDVKNLLNWDPMNPPEVEIPFKVARVIMQDFTGVPAIVDLASMREKAKELGKNPEIIQPQIPVDLVIDHSVQVDFYGDDESLARNREKEFQRNSERYRFLKWAQKSFKNLKIVPPSVGIVHQVNLEYLARVVMSSTSGSKIYAYPDTLVGTDSHTTMINGLGVVGWGVGGIEAEAAMLDQPVTILAPKVVGVNVHGKLRTGINATDAVLTLTELLRKHNVVGKFVEFYGDGISQLPLPDRATLSNMCPEYGATLALFPVDEETLNYLRMTGRPEDQVQMIRKYLQEQGFFGTQKGMQFSEIIDLDLSRVETSVSGPKLPQQRSNLRDIGRSFMQFMEQASGTPAGKASQHEVYLKSAKISLKGKETTISDGDVVIAAITSCTNTSNPRVMVGAGLLAKNAVEKGLTVNPKVKTSLAPGSRVVSEYLDRSGLQAYLDELGFYLVGFGCTTCIGNSGPLDPAIESAITGSSLSTAAVLSGNRNFEARIHKSVRANYLMSPPLVVALAIAGKITIDPEKEPLGNGRDGKPVFLKDIWPDESEITKVIQDTIKPGMFIEKYSNLDSYNEDWVKIDVPGSMIYPWDGNSTYIRNPPFFDSFVPGKKAAFGDIRNALPLLVLGDSVTTDHISPAGSISRDSPAGKYLIEHGIDPADFNSFGSRRGNHEVMMRGTFGNNRIRNLMVNSEGGYTMHVPSSTDGTVYDVAMKYAGEKRDLIVFAGKEYGTGSSRDWAAKGTYLLGVRAVIAKSYERIHRSNLIGMGVIPLEFQDGKGFENLNADISRGFDLVFPQHLTPSCKASLSFTTKEGRKERIELLARLDTPIEVEYFQMGGILQYVMDRIMS, encoded by the coding sequence ATGTCAATGGAGTCAAAATTCAGGATCGAAAAAACTTTTGAAGCTGGCGGAAAGACATATCATTATTTCTCACTTCCGGAACTCGATAAGGCGGGCCATGCGGTATCTAAGCTCCCCCTGTCAATCAGGATAGTGCTTGAGTCCCTTATAAGGAACCTTGACGGGAAATCCGTCAGGGAGGAGGACGTAAAAAACCTGTTGAACTGGGACCCGATGAACCCTCCCGAAGTTGAGATACCTTTCAAGGTTGCAAGAGTCATAATGCAGGATTTCACCGGAGTACCGGCTATTGTCGATCTTGCTTCCATGAGAGAGAAGGCAAAGGAACTGGGAAAAAATCCAGAAATAATACAGCCGCAGATACCCGTGGATCTTGTGATTGATCACTCCGTGCAGGTCGATTTTTATGGGGATGATGAATCCCTTGCCAGGAACAGGGAGAAGGAGTTTCAGAGGAATTCCGAAAGATACAGGTTTCTCAAGTGGGCCCAGAAATCATTCAAGAACCTGAAGATTGTGCCTCCTTCCGTCGGGATAGTCCACCAGGTGAATCTTGAATACCTGGCGAGGGTCGTGATGTCGTCCACTTCAGGGTCAAAGATATATGCGTATCCCGACACCCTTGTGGGAACGGACTCACATACTACCATGATAAATGGACTTGGAGTAGTCGGATGGGGTGTCGGCGGCATAGAAGCCGAGGCAGCTATGCTTGACCAGCCCGTTACAATCCTTGCGCCAAAGGTCGTTGGAGTCAATGTGCATGGAAAACTCAGGACGGGCATTAATGCAACTGACGCGGTTCTGACACTGACCGAACTCCTGAGAAAACACAACGTAGTTGGAAAGTTTGTTGAATTCTACGGTGATGGAATCAGCCAGCTCCCGCTTCCAGACAGGGCAACTCTCTCAAACATGTGTCCTGAGTATGGAGCAACCCTTGCTCTTTTCCCGGTTGATGAAGAAACACTGAATTACCTGAGAATGACCGGCAGGCCGGAGGATCAGGTACAGATGATCAGGAAGTATCTGCAGGAGCAGGGATTCTTCGGCACGCAGAAGGGGATGCAGTTCAGCGAAATAATCGACCTGGACCTTTCCAGGGTTGAGACCAGCGTATCTGGACCAAAACTGCCACAACAGCGGTCCAACCTGAGAGACATAGGGAGGAGTTTCATGCAGTTCATGGAACAGGCTTCAGGCACACCCGCAGGTAAAGCATCCCAGCATGAGGTTTACCTGAAGAGCGCAAAGATCAGCCTGAAGGGGAAGGAGACAACAATTTCCGATGGGGATGTTGTTATTGCCGCAATCACGAGCTGCACAAACACAAGCAACCCGAGGGTCATGGTCGGAGCCGGACTCCTGGCAAAGAATGCCGTGGAAAAGGGACTGACTGTCAACCCAAAGGTCAAGACGAGCCTCGCACCCGGGTCAAGAGTTGTCAGTGAATACCTGGACAGGTCTGGTCTTCAGGCGTATCTGGACGAGCTCGGCTTTTACCTGGTAGGATTCGGATGCACCACTTGCATAGGGAACAGCGGCCCTCTTGATCCGGCCATAGAAAGTGCCATCACGGGATCTTCACTGAGCACTGCTGCAGTGCTTTCTGGAAACAGGAACTTTGAAGCGCGCATTCACAAGAGCGTCAGGGCAAATTACCTTATGTCGCCGCCCCTGGTCGTGGCACTTGCAATTGCTGGAAAAATAACCATAGACCCTGAAAAGGAACCTCTTGGAAATGGCAGGGATGGAAAACCGGTTTTCCTGAAGGACATCTGGCCGGACGAATCTGAGATTACGAAGGTTATCCAGGATACAATCAAGCCGGGCATGTTCATAGAGAAATACTCCAACCTGGACAGCTATAATGAGGACTGGGTGAAGATAGACGTGCCAGGGTCCATGATATATCCGTGGGACGGGAACAGCACCTATATCAGGAATCCTCCATTCTTTGATTCCTTCGTACCCGGGAAGAAAGCTGCCTTTGGTGATATCAGGAATGCTTTGCCGCTGCTTGTCCTCGGGGACTCTGTTACAACAGATCATATCTCTCCGGCCGGATCAATTTCCAGGGACAGCCCTGCGGGCAAGTACCTCATTGAGCATGGAATAGATCCTGCTGATTTCAATTCATTCGGATCAAGGAGAGGAAACCATGAGGTGATGATGAGGGGTACATTCGGAAACAACCGGATAAGAAATCTTATGGTAAACAGTGAGGGGGGATACACAATGCATGTCCCGTCGTCAACGGATGGTACGGTTTACGACGTGGCAATGAAATATGCAGGTGAGAAAAGGGATTTAATAGTGTTTGCAGGCAAAGAGTATGGAACCGGCAGCTCAAGAGACTGGGCCGCAAAGGGGACGTACCTGCTTGGCGTCAGGGCAGTCATTGCGAAGAGCTATGAGAGAATCCACAGGAGTAACCTGATCGGCATGGGAGTGATTCCACTGGAGTTCCAGGATGGAAAGGGCTTTGAAAACCTCAATGCCGACATTTCCAGGGGATTTGACCTGGTATTCCCGCAGCATCTCACTCCCTCGTGCAAGGCATCCCTCTCCTTTACCACAAAAGAAGGGAGGAAAGAGAGGATAGAACTCCTGGCCAGGCTTGATACGCCAATTGAGGTTGAATATTTCCAGATGGGCGGAATACTTCAGTACGTGATGGACAGGATAATGTCCTGA
- a CDS encoding galactonate dehydratase: protein MDSIIKDIDIIELGEKGREVSSPWSSTILLVKLTSSDGKVGFGEAPTTLMTLPVKESMKEVQRVFSGANFFDVEKNVKEFYRHSFYLSKSMEATSALSAFEIASWDLIGKELGSPVYNLLGGQFRNSIRAYANGWYSNCVTPDDFIKKAKDLVSHGFTAMKFDPFGPNFDTITREGLVNARNIVSGMRDALGDKIDLLIECHGRFSTRAAIEAGKALEDLHPFFMEEPLHPEQEFGLAEFKKSVRVPVALGERLLNKVDFARFISTGLVDVIQPDITNSLGILEAKKIAAIAEAFGIPVAFHNAFGPIQTAATLNVDYTIPNFLIQESFEAFWPDWKKNLVKSGYKLENGYFKLSGKPGIGIEIDEKILSDFRIDGMEPFDKVEPPWVVSGTYRQ, encoded by the coding sequence ATGGATTCTATAATAAAAGATATCGACATAATCGAGTTGGGCGAGAAAGGGAGGGAGGTTTCCTCACCATGGAGCTCAACAATATTACTTGTCAAGCTGACTTCTTCTGATGGAAAGGTTGGGTTCGGGGAGGCACCGACAACGTTGATGACCCTGCCCGTTAAGGAGAGCATGAAAGAAGTCCAGAGAGTATTCTCCGGCGCAAATTTCTTTGACGTTGAGAAAAACGTGAAGGAATTTTACAGACACTCTTTTTATCTATCCAAGTCAATGGAAGCAACCTCTGCACTCAGTGCATTTGAAATTGCAAGCTGGGATCTCATAGGCAAGGAGCTTGGATCGCCGGTATACAACCTGCTGGGTGGACAGTTCAGGAATTCAATAAGGGCATATGCAAATGGATGGTATTCCAATTGTGTTACGCCGGACGATTTCATAAAGAAGGCGAAGGACCTGGTTTCACATGGATTCACTGCCATGAAATTCGATCCCTTTGGCCCCAATTTTGATACAATTACACGCGAAGGACTGGTCAACGCACGCAATATAGTATCAGGAATGAGGGATGCTCTCGGGGACAAGATCGACCTGCTCATAGAATGCCACGGAAGATTCTCTACGAGGGCTGCTATTGAAGCGGGAAAAGCACTCGAGGATCTCCATCCCTTCTTCATGGAGGAACCACTCCATCCGGAACAGGAATTCGGGCTAGCGGAATTCAAGAAATCAGTCAGGGTACCGGTCGCGCTTGGAGAGAGGCTTCTAAACAAGGTTGATTTTGCAAGATTCATCTCCACGGGTCTTGTCGATGTGATACAGCCGGATATCACAAATTCACTTGGTATACTGGAAGCGAAGAAGATAGCTGCCATAGCCGAGGCGTTTGGCATACCTGTGGCATTCCACAATGCATTCGGACCGATCCAGACAGCGGCAACACTGAACGTGGATTATACAATACCAAACTTCCTCATCCAGGAGAGCTTCGAGGCGTTCTGGCCGGACTGGAAGAAGAACCTCGTTAAGTCCGGATACAAGCTTGAGAACGGTTATTTCAAACTTTCCGGAAAACCCGGGATCGGGATCGAAATCGATGAAAAAATACTTTCAGATTTCAGGATAGACGGAATGGAGCCATTCGACAAGGTTGAACCTCCATGGGTCGTGTCCGGAACATACAGGCAGTAA
- a CDS encoding short chain dehydrogenase: protein MFSPSVLKDKVILVTGGGTGIGRAMCEKFASLGASISILGRRPEVLEKAVDDMKNLGYNAFSVKCDVRSPVEISAAVDKIIDHFGRIDVLVNNAAGNFVSPTERLSAHAVDSVLNIVLHGTMYATIDIGKRWIERGQKGVVLNIVTTYAWTGSAFVVPSAAAKAGVLAVTRSLAVEWARYGIRHVAIAPGPFPTEATRKNLYPLEEMADMLKERVPLGRFGNMDEISNLAAFLVSDYASFINGEVITIDGGEWLKGAGQFSGLLALRKEHWDMIREMSRKKPENSSGKD, encoded by the coding sequence ATGTTCTCACCAAGTGTACTCAAGGACAAGGTTATTCTGGTGACCGGTGGAGGTACCGGTATCGGTCGCGCAATGTGTGAAAAATTCGCATCACTTGGTGCAAGTATCTCTATACTTGGAAGACGGCCTGAGGTCCTTGAAAAAGCTGTTGACGATATGAAGAACCTTGGCTACAATGCGTTTTCCGTGAAATGCGATGTGCGATCGCCTGTTGAAATATCTGCCGCTGTTGACAAGATCATAGATCATTTTGGCAGGATAGACGTACTGGTAAACAATGCCGCTGGAAATTTCGTCTCACCAACGGAACGACTCTCTGCGCATGCCGTGGATTCCGTACTGAACATAGTTCTTCATGGTACAATGTATGCAACTATTGACATAGGGAAAAGGTGGATAGAGCGTGGTCAGAAAGGAGTGGTGCTCAATATAGTCACCACATACGCGTGGACCGGGTCTGCATTCGTTGTGCCTTCTGCTGCAGCAAAGGCCGGTGTTCTGGCAGTGACCCGATCACTTGCAGTTGAATGGGCACGGTATGGCATAAGGCATGTCGCAATCGCACCAGGTCCGTTCCCAACTGAAGCCACCCGGAAAAACCTGTATCCCCTGGAGGAGATGGCGGATATGCTTAAGGAACGGGTTCCGCTTGGCAGGTTCGGTAACATGGATGAGATATCAAACCTGGCAGCTTTCCTTGTGTCGGATTACGCCTCTTTCATCAACGGTGAGGTCATAACAATTGATGGCGGGGAATGGCTAAAGGGCGCTGGGCAGTTTAGCGGCCTGCTTGCGCTCAGGAAAGAGCACTGGGACATGATAAGGGAGATGTCAAGGAAGAAACCTGAAAATAGCTCTGGAAAGGATTAA
- a CDS encoding circadian clock protein KaiC, whose product MAESGSKRTSSTEDLRKTIGEIREELARARTRERELSSMLDSIGSEPEKAVVKSDPQLKTEIKAEPGRISTGIKKFDDLAYGGLQPGTNLVLYGPPFSEKYIMAYNFIARSLDEDIPIIVVTADKNIREIMYEVGKITEKINGSEQRGMLRFIDVYSKSIQIESASRYAMTLDSPMNISALMKAVDQIAAEIKKTHPYYRLLFSSLTTYVTLLEDKTFIRFTQQFSQKRKSENAVSMFLLEEGLFEKRVYEAISYLMDGAVEFRMGSTRNFLRVMGLGKTRSREWIDIYPEEHGFNLGSFSLEKVR is encoded by the coding sequence ATGGCGGAAAGCGGGTCAAAAAGAACGAGTAGTACGGAAGATTTGCGAAAGACGATAGGTGAGATCAGGGAAGAGCTTGCCAGGGCAAGGACAAGGGAAAGAGAACTCTCGTCCATGCTGGATTCAATTGGATCAGAACCTGAGAAGGCAGTTGTAAAGAGTGACCCGCAACTCAAGACTGAAATCAAGGCCGAACCAGGCAGGATATCAACCGGAATCAAGAAGTTTGATGATCTTGCCTATGGCGGCCTCCAGCCCGGCACAAACCTCGTTCTGTACGGTCCGCCGTTTTCCGAGAAGTATATAATGGCCTATAATTTCATAGCCAGGTCTCTTGATGAAGATATACCAATAATAGTGGTTACCGCTGACAAGAATATCAGGGAAATCATGTACGAGGTCGGGAAAATAACGGAGAAAATAAATGGTTCTGAACAGAGGGGAATGCTCAGATTCATAGACGTATACTCCAAGTCAATTCAGATTGAAAGTGCGTCCAGATATGCCATGACACTGGATAGTCCCATGAATATCAGCGCCCTGATGAAGGCAGTGGACCAGATTGCGGCAGAAATAAAGAAGACCCACCCATATTACCGGTTGCTATTCTCTTCTCTCACTACCTACGTTACACTGCTGGAGGACAAGACTTTCATAAGGTTCACGCAGCAGTTCTCACAGAAGAGGAAATCGGAGAACGCAGTCTCCATGTTTCTGCTTGAAGAGGGGCTCTTCGAGAAGAGAGTTTACGAGGCTATAAGTTACCTTATGGACGGCGCAGTGGAATTCAGGATGGGGTCAACCAGGAATTTTCTCAGGGTGATGGGGCTGGGAAAGACAAGGTCAAGGGAATGGATCGATATCTATCCGGAGGAGCATGGATTCAACCTGGGCTCGTTCTCACTTGAAAAGGTCAGGTAG
- a CDS encoding signal peptidase I — translation MYVFEFGFLWLFFKEFVFVNRKNQIRDNTFLTIEAEGKSMEPILQGGDTLVVLTPTKEVFLNEGDIVIYSRLNINTLERMLISHRLINITGYHCTLKGDNSTNVEKISVLAMRGILALAFRDGEIIYENRRVQIDQRILSWKYANTLNMWPPAIRSWNRFEPMGYIKVLLFTVVFTALFFLL, via the coding sequence GTGTACGTATTTGAGTTTGGCTTCCTGTGGTTATTCTTCAAGGAATTTGTTTTTGTAAACAGGAAGAATCAGATTCGAGACAACACATTTTTAACAATCGAGGCGGAAGGGAAAAGCATGGAGCCCATTCTTCAGGGAGGTGACACACTTGTCGTACTCACCCCAACAAAGGAGGTATTCCTCAACGAAGGGGATATTGTAATTTATTCCAGGCTTAACATTAACACCCTGGAAAGAATGCTCATATCCCATAGACTAATCAACATTACCGGATATCACTGTACATTGAAAGGAGATAATTCGACTAACGTTGAGAAAATCTCAGTTCTTGCCATGCGAGGCATATTGGCCTTAGCTTTTCGGGACGGAGAGATAATCTACGAAAATAGGAGGGTGCAAATCGATCAAAGAATTCTTTCCTGGAAATATGCTAACACCTTAAACATGTGGCCACCAGCTATCAGGAGCTGGAACAGATTTGAGCCTATGGGATACATCAAGGTGTTGCTTTTCACCGTTGTCTTTACAGCATTATTCTTTTTATTATAA